The following are encoded in a window of Sphaerisporangium siamense genomic DNA:
- a CDS encoding Ppx/GppA phosphatase family protein, with product MVRRPRKKGALETVTSRKVRLGLHTMLKPDGRLGERGMRSVQQAVAETIGAGPDDGEVFAFATSVIRDAPDREEVIAHVASTTGTLLRVLPGKEEARLAYVAARQWTRTFPHPASTSQPHPASGPAYELSSGVAHESSSGQLYAPTSGPTLVLDIGGGTVELAYGTGEEPDVVHSLPLGARTVTRRWLPGGMACSPRHLREVRRRLRKSLGALPGLPAPASGVRVLASSKTFSQLARLAAAHPGEHGTRRHLTLPGVRASLALLAGTAVPARGTLPGISPHRAEQSLAGALIAEALMHTYATPTVEICPWSTREGLLLERLASR from the coding sequence GTGGTGCGGCGGCCCCGGAAGAAGGGCGCCCTGGAGACGGTGACGTCGCGCAAGGTGCGGCTGGGGCTGCACACCATGCTCAAGCCGGACGGACGCCTCGGCGAGCGCGGCATGCGCAGCGTCCAGCAGGCGGTGGCCGAGACCATCGGCGCGGGCCCGGACGACGGCGAGGTGTTCGCGTTCGCCACCTCCGTCATCCGCGACGCCCCCGACCGCGAGGAGGTGATCGCCCACGTCGCCAGCACCACTGGCACCCTCCTCCGCGTCCTCCCGGGCAAGGAAGAGGCGCGCTTGGCCTACGTGGCCGCCCGCCAGTGGACCCGCACCTTCCCCCACCCGGCCTCCACCTCTCAGCCTCACCCGGCCTCTGGCCCGGCATACGAGCTCTCATCCGGCGTGGCGCACGAGTCCTCATCCGGTCAGCTGTACGCGCCCACGTCCGGTCCGACGCTCGTGCTGGACATCGGCGGAGGCACCGTCGAGCTGGCGTACGGCACCGGCGAGGAGCCCGACGTCGTGCACTCGCTGCCCCTCGGCGCCAGGACCGTCACCCGGCGGTGGCTGCCGGGCGGCATGGCCTGCTCCCCGCGGCACCTGCGCGAGGTGCGGCGCCGGCTCCGCAAGAGCCTCGGCGCGCTCCCGGGCCTGCCCGCCCCGGCCTCCGGGGTGCGCGTGCTGGCCTCCTCCAAGACCTTCTCCCAGCTCGCCCGCTTAGCCGCCGCCCACCCCGGCGAACACGGCACCCGCCGCCACCTCACCCTCCCCGGCGTCCGCGCGTCCCTGGCCCTCCTCGCCGGCACCGCCGTCCCCGCCCGCGGCACCCTCCCCGGCATCAGCCCCCACCGCGCCGAACAATCCCTCGCCGGCGCCCTGATAGCCGAAGCCCTCATGCACACCTACGCCACCCCCACCGTGGAAATCTGCCCCTGGTCCACCCGCGAGGGCCTCCTCCTCGAACGCCTCGCCTCCCGCTGA
- a CDS encoding NACHT domain-containing protein: MKRWTRASLLIVAISLFSVLCGVAVNQVFDGREWSRHWGVVAMVFSLAGTVLTMLVFPRFDPARRGEEARAPAHVRLARRVYRQEKAARDALLGPVVPAADVAFDSLDGEPPGGLADGLARRTWQTAVRLLSWRETPDEGDGASGTLEDIAGFYDGLPDGRLVIVGDKGSGKTVLAIHLVMRRAKAIMDDPDAKDPVPVRLSAASWTTDRPFPDWLADQIKAYGLPSADAARLVAERRILPVLDGLDEMDPEPAAEDAGTAPRRAAALLAELNTFYAAEEHKYAPVVVTTRPGRHADLDRHEETLDRARTVAIRPLTVQQITGYLTERYRGRLPKARRAWEPLLVALEDHAGLRRLLATPWRMTLAATAIEADPSVAAELLRGDAGRANGAAPKPALLAAFVPAAVRAAGGRHRPEQVERWLAHLARHLDWQRGYAVRHPPAPEPPERRHHAPVAPYMFAGDWTIMVPLPAESSAPEPDPRLAPTEMSAVDIVPHLLWPMGGSLAPRLVHAGLAIAAMLAAGATVTGLTSFGDVTAWVSHLVHAQWMPAAWQAFGLVVTGFAVAAVAPVFGVWWRPPSVRTRAKVSFHDRRQGMDAGLGLGLMGGLMCALPLALTAGLGGIAHSDDQAGLWLQPGLGTGLKTALAVVGSLTLLSGIAGWLLVGLDDKRRAWEPWADLDSPQRAIRDDLRAGVAAGLAFGVVTGGFAGLIGGPALGVRTGLFVGIAIGLMAGGTAARYAIAVPMAALRGRLPWRVASFCRWACAAGLLRTAGTAYQFRHRELQSWLARNR; the protein is encoded by the coding sequence GTGAAGCGCTGGACGAGGGCGTCACTGCTGATCGTCGCCATCTCGCTGTTCTCGGTGCTGTGCGGCGTCGCGGTGAACCAGGTGTTCGACGGCCGCGAGTGGAGCCGTCACTGGGGTGTGGTCGCGATGGTCTTCTCCCTGGCGGGGACCGTCCTCACCATGCTGGTGTTCCCCCGCTTCGACCCGGCGCGGCGCGGCGAGGAGGCGAGGGCTCCGGCGCACGTGAGGCTGGCCCGGCGGGTCTACCGGCAGGAGAAGGCGGCACGCGACGCGCTGCTCGGCCCGGTCGTCCCCGCCGCCGACGTCGCCTTCGACTCCCTCGACGGCGAACCGCCGGGAGGGCTCGCCGACGGCCTCGCGCGGCGCACGTGGCAGACGGCGGTGCGGCTGCTGTCCTGGCGGGAGACCCCGGACGAGGGCGACGGCGCGTCGGGAACGCTGGAGGACATCGCCGGCTTCTACGACGGCCTGCCCGACGGCCGGCTCGTCATCGTGGGCGACAAGGGCTCGGGCAAGACGGTCCTGGCCATCCACCTGGTGATGCGCCGCGCCAAGGCGATCATGGACGACCCGGACGCGAAGGATCCCGTGCCGGTGCGGCTGAGCGCCGCGTCCTGGACCACCGACCGGCCGTTCCCTGACTGGCTCGCCGACCAGATCAAGGCGTACGGCCTGCCCTCCGCGGACGCGGCGCGGCTGGTCGCCGAGCGGCGGATCCTGCCCGTGCTGGACGGCCTGGACGAGATGGACCCCGAGCCTGCCGCGGAGGACGCCGGGACCGCGCCGCGCCGGGCGGCGGCCCTGCTGGCCGAGCTCAACACGTTCTACGCCGCCGAGGAGCACAAGTACGCGCCCGTGGTCGTGACCACCCGGCCGGGCCGCCACGCCGACCTGGACCGGCACGAGGAGACGCTCGACCGCGCCCGCACGGTCGCCATCCGCCCGCTCACCGTCCAGCAGATCACCGGCTACCTCACCGAGCGGTACCGGGGCCGGCTGCCGAAGGCGCGGCGCGCCTGGGAGCCCCTGCTGGTGGCCCTGGAGGACCACGCCGGCCTGAGGCGGCTGCTGGCCACGCCGTGGCGGATGACGCTGGCCGCCACCGCGATCGAGGCCGATCCCTCCGTCGCGGCCGAGCTGCTGCGCGGCGACGCCGGGCGCGCGAACGGAGCCGCGCCGAAGCCCGCCCTGCTCGCCGCGTTCGTCCCGGCCGCGGTGCGCGCCGCGGGCGGACGCCACCGTCCCGAGCAGGTCGAACGCTGGCTGGCCCACCTCGCGCGCCACCTGGACTGGCAGCGCGGGTACGCCGTCCGCCACCCGCCCGCCCCCGAGCCGCCGGAGCGTCGCCACCACGCCCCCGTGGCGCCGTACATGTTCGCCGGGGACTGGACGATCATGGTGCCGCTCCCCGCCGAGAGCTCCGCTCCGGAGCCGGACCCGCGCCTGGCGCCCACCGAGATGTCGGCGGTGGACATCGTGCCGCACCTGCTGTGGCCGATGGGCGGCTCGCTCGCGCCCCGCCTGGTCCACGCGGGGCTGGCCATCGCGGCCATGCTGGCGGCGGGCGCCACGGTGACAGGGCTGACCTCCTTCGGCGACGTCACGGCGTGGGTGTCCCACCTGGTGCACGCGCAGTGGATGCCCGCCGCCTGGCAGGCCTTCGGGCTGGTGGTGACCGGCTTCGCGGTCGCGGCCGTCGCGCCGGTCTTCGGCGTGTGGTGGAGGCCGCCGAGCGTCCGCACCCGGGCGAAGGTCTCCTTCCACGACCGCAGGCAGGGAATGGACGCGGGCCTCGGGCTCGGCCTCATGGGCGGGCTGATGTGCGCGCTGCCTCTGGCGCTCACCGCGGGGTTGGGCGGGATCGCGCACAGCGACGACCAGGCGGGCCTGTGGCTGCAGCCCGGGCTCGGCACGGGGCTGAAGACGGCGCTGGCGGTGGTGGGATCCCTCACCCTCTTGAGCGGGATCGCAGGCTGGCTCCTCGTGGGGCTGGACGACAAGCGGCGGGCGTGGGAGCCGTGGGCCGACCTGGACTCCCCGCAGCGCGCCATCCGCGACGACCTGCGGGCGGGGGTGGCGGCGGGGCTGGCGTTCGGCGTCGTGACCGGCGGCTTCGCGGGTCTGATCGGCGGGCCCGCCCTCGGGGTGCGGACCGGCCTGTTCGTCGGCATCGCCATCGGGCTGATGGCGGGAGGCACGGCGGCCAGGTACGCCATCGCCGTCCCCATGGCCGCGCTGCGGGGACGGCTGCCGTGGCGGGTGGCGTCCTTCTGCCGGTGGGCGTGCGCGGCGGGCCTGCTGCGCACCGCGGGCACGGCGTACCAGTTCCGGCACCGCGAGCTGCAGAGCTGGCTGGCGCGGAACAGGTGA
- a CDS encoding maleylpyruvate isomerase N-terminal domain-containing protein, with the protein MTAIKDDFLATARAAANLLRDPAVAAAWDKPSALAEFRVSGLAGHLAYQILIISRILNSPVPEEPTISLLDHYGRAEWIGKSVDDDFNVRIREGGEQVAADGPEALAALVDATVEELSDGLPRAENRPVRVPLWGPWSLLLDDLLVTRMMELAVHSDDLAVSVGVPTPPIPATAVDTVVDLLSRLAVRRHGATNVLRAFSRAERAPAGIAAF; encoded by the coding sequence ATGACCGCTATCAAGGACGACTTTCTCGCAACGGCCCGTGCGGCGGCGAACCTGCTGCGCGATCCCGCGGTGGCCGCCGCCTGGGACAAGCCGAGCGCGTTGGCGGAGTTCCGCGTGAGCGGGCTCGCCGGCCACCTGGCGTACCAGATCCTGATCATTTCCCGCATCCTGAACTCCCCTGTGCCGGAGGAACCGACCATCTCCCTTCTGGACCACTACGGCCGCGCGGAGTGGATCGGCAAGTCCGTCGACGACGACTTCAACGTCCGCATCCGGGAGGGTGGCGAGCAGGTCGCCGCCGACGGGCCGGAGGCGCTGGCGGCGCTCGTGGACGCCACCGTGGAGGAGCTGTCGGACGGGCTGCCGCGCGCGGAGAACCGGCCGGTGCGCGTCCCGCTGTGGGGGCCGTGGTCGCTGCTGCTGGACGACCTGCTGGTGACGCGCATGATGGAGCTGGCCGTCCACTCCGACGACCTGGCCGTCAGCGTGGGCGTGCCCACCCCGCCGATCCCCGCGACCGCCGTGGACACGGTGGTCGACCTGCTGTCGCGCCTGGCCGTGCGCCGCCACGGCGCGACGAACGTGCTGCGCGCCTTCAGCCGCGCCGAGCGCGCCCCCGCCGGCATCGCCGCGTTCTGA
- a CDS encoding RraA family protein has translation MDHAELRERFATLTTAHLADACIRAEVPVRCAPAPVRPVLPGTRLAGRVAPARHAGSVDIFLEAFHEAAPGDVLVVDNGGRVDEACVGDLVVLEARAAGLDGIVIWGLHRDTADILAIGLPVFSVGATSTGPLKLDARPGDALDSATVGEWTVGRADVALGDDDGVLFVPGDRVGELLTLAEKIRDTERRQAERIRSGSSLREQVRFGVYLERRKENPALTFREHLRAVGGAIEE, from the coding sequence ATGGATCATGCGGAGCTTCGCGAGCGTTTCGCCACGCTGACCACGGCCCACCTCGCGGACGCGTGCATCCGCGCTGAGGTCCCGGTGCGCTGCGCCCCCGCGCCGGTGCGCCCGGTGCTGCCCGGGACGCGGCTGGCGGGACGGGTGGCGCCCGCGCGGCACGCCGGCAGCGTGGACATCTTCCTGGAGGCGTTCCACGAGGCCGCGCCCGGCGACGTGCTGGTCGTCGACAACGGCGGGCGCGTGGACGAGGCGTGCGTCGGCGACCTGGTCGTGCTGGAGGCGCGGGCGGCCGGGCTGGACGGCATCGTGATCTGGGGCCTGCACCGCGACACGGCCGACATCCTGGCGATCGGCCTGCCGGTCTTCAGCGTCGGCGCGACCTCGACCGGGCCGCTGAAGCTCGACGCGCGGCCGGGCGACGCGCTGGACTCCGCGACCGTCGGCGAGTGGACGGTGGGCCGCGCGGACGTGGCGCTCGGCGACGACGACGGTGTGCTGTTCGTCCCCGGGGACCGGGTCGGCGAGCTGCTCACGCTCGCGGAGAAGATCCGCGACACCGAGCGCCGCCAGGCCGAGCGGATCCGCTCGGGCTCCTCGCTGCGCGAGCAGGTGCGTTTCGGCGTCTACCTGGAGCGGCGCAAGGAGAACCCCGCGCTGACCTTCCGCGAGCACCTGCGTGCCGTGGGCGGGGCCATCGAGGAATGA
- a CDS encoding DoxX family membrane protein yields MPTVNRRRRPPQQPVAGIEATLVALLRRRAPDVMRWALGLVFLWFGALKVANATPVGDLVADTLSFVPVPASILVPALGLFEIAVGVLLVINRWLRPVLVALLCHLAGTFLVLVVRPDTAFKGGNVLMLTMEGEFVVKNVVLIAATLLVAATLPSRTGDSGPVQP; encoded by the coding sequence ATGCCAACCGTGAACCGTCGGCGCAGGCCGCCCCAGCAGCCAGTGGCCGGTATCGAGGCCACCCTCGTCGCCCTGCTGCGCAGGCGCGCCCCCGACGTGATGCGCTGGGCCCTCGGCCTGGTGTTCCTCTGGTTCGGCGCGCTGAAGGTCGCGAACGCCACCCCCGTGGGCGACCTGGTCGCCGACACGCTCTCCTTCGTCCCCGTCCCGGCGTCGATCCTGGTGCCCGCGCTCGGCCTCTTCGAGATCGCCGTGGGCGTACTCCTGGTGATCAACAGGTGGCTGCGCCCGGTCCTGGTCGCGTTGTTATGCCACCTGGCCGGGACGTTCCTCGTCCTGGTGGTCCGCCCCGACACCGCCTTCAAGGGCGGCAACGTCCTCATGCTCACCATGGAGGGCGAGTTCGTCGTCAAGAACGTGGTCCTGATCGCCGCCACCCTCCTCGTGGCCGCCACCCTGCCCTCGCGAACCGGCGACAGCGGCCCCGTCCAGCCCTGA
- the panD gene encoding aspartate 1-decarboxylase, with protein sequence MYRTMLKSKIHRATVTQCDLHYVGSLTIDADLMEAADLLPGELVHVVDIDNGNRLETYVIEGERGSGIIGVNGAAARLVHKGDLVIVISYATVSDAEARALRPSVVFVDADNRIVSLDDGLSGVPAGHGLRPGNLAAEEPAPPLTRGG encoded by the coding sequence ATGTACCGGACGATGCTCAAGTCCAAGATCCACCGGGCGACCGTGACCCAGTGCGACCTGCACTATGTGGGATCGCTGACCATTGACGCCGACCTCATGGAGGCCGCCGACCTGCTGCCCGGCGAACTGGTCCACGTCGTGGACATCGACAATGGCAACCGCCTGGAGACCTACGTGATCGAGGGGGAGCGCGGCAGCGGGATCATCGGCGTCAACGGCGCCGCGGCCCGGCTCGTCCACAAGGGCGACCTGGTCATCGTGATCTCGTACGCGACGGTGAGCGACGCCGAGGCCCGCGCGCTGCGGCCCAGCGTCGTGTTCGTGGACGCGGACAACCGGATCGTCAGCCTGGACGACGGCCTCTCCGGCGTGCCGGCGGGCCACGGCCTGCGGCCCGGGAACCTGGCGGCCGAGGAGCCGGCCCCGCCGCTCACGCGCGGCGGATGA
- a CDS encoding D-alanyl-D-alanine carboxypeptidase family protein — translation MRRSLMLLLLAGVLAGCGSVPSVSGAAVPGVPLPWPEEGQAAVEVEGVGSLGVSGDPRPVPIASVAKVMTAYVILRGHPLRPGDDGPAITVDRMAADESYAPQESTVPVREGSRIRLRPLLELMMVPSGNNVARLLARWDAGSQPRFVARMNAVARRLDMDDTRYTGASGAEDSTVSTAADQLKLAARAMRDPVFREVVARADTAVPGEARRLPNTNTLLNKHGVIGIKTGSGTAAGGNLMWASRVRSRLVLGVILGQATGVTPVAAKAAALEAGEKMSAAVERWLLTSAPHSLTRPARLVIRRA, via the coding sequence ATGCGACGTTCCTTGATGCTCCTCCTCCTGGCGGGCGTCCTCGCCGGATGCGGGAGCGTGCCGTCCGTCTCCGGAGCCGCCGTGCCCGGCGTACCGCTGCCATGGCCGGAGGAAGGCCAGGCGGCGGTCGAGGTGGAAGGCGTGGGCAGCCTGGGCGTCAGCGGCGACCCGCGCCCCGTCCCCATCGCCAGCGTGGCGAAGGTCATGACGGCCTACGTGATCCTGCGCGGCCACCCGCTCAGGCCCGGCGACGACGGCCCGGCCATCACGGTGGACCGCATGGCCGCCGACGAGTCCTACGCGCCGCAGGAATCCACCGTCCCGGTCAGGGAGGGCAGCCGGATACGGCTGCGGCCTCTGCTGGAGCTGATGATGGTGCCGTCCGGCAACAACGTGGCGCGCCTTCTGGCCCGCTGGGACGCCGGTTCGCAGCCGCGCTTCGTCGCGCGGATGAACGCCGTCGCCCGCCGCCTGGACATGGACGACACCCGGTACACGGGAGCGAGCGGCGCCGAGGACAGCACCGTCAGCACCGCGGCCGACCAGCTCAAACTCGCCGCGCGGGCGATGCGCGACCCCGTCTTCCGCGAGGTGGTGGCGCGGGCCGACACCGCCGTCCCCGGCGAGGCGAGAAGGCTGCCCAACACCAACACGCTGTTGAACAAGCATGGCGTCATCGGCATCAAGACCGGCTCCGGCACCGCCGCGGGCGGCAACCTGATGTGGGCCTCCCGCGTACGGAGCCGCCTGGTGCTCGGCGTGATCCTCGGCCAGGCGACCGGCGTCACCCCCGTCGCCGCCAAGGCGGCGGCCCTGGAGGCCGGCGAGAAGATGAGCGCCGCGGTCGAACGATGGCTCCTCACATCCGCACCCCACTCCCTGACCCGCCCGGCTCGTCTCGTCATCCGCCGCGCGTGA
- a CDS encoding RNA polymerase sigma factor: MTSDESSVRPSVDWTPRDAGRPPDTRLAAMRAGFLALFEDEYHKVARFVMVNGAGREEALDATQAAFAEAWLLIQRRPEQWEAVRDPRAWIRTIALRTYRRPPDRRREPPTVLRSGPDETAWSGQDPGELTAQTLHVLQALRRLPPDVRTAMAFHIDGFRPVDIAVELGVTDQQARDLLKKGRRILTREADVIMARRGTDERRP, translated from the coding sequence ATGACCTCCGACGAATCCTCCGTGCGGCCCTCCGTCGACTGGACGCCGAGGGACGCCGGCCGGCCGCCCGACACGAGGCTGGCCGCGATGCGGGCGGGCTTCCTCGCCCTCTTCGAGGACGAGTACCACAAGGTCGCCCGGTTCGTGATGGTCAACGGAGCCGGCAGGGAAGAGGCGCTGGACGCCACCCAGGCCGCCTTCGCCGAGGCGTGGCTCCTCATCCAGCGCCGCCCCGAGCAGTGGGAGGCCGTGCGCGACCCGCGCGCGTGGATACGCACCATCGCGCTGCGCACCTACCGGCGGCCGCCCGACCGGCGGCGCGAACCACCGACCGTCCTCCGCAGCGGCCCGGACGAGACCGCCTGGAGCGGCCAGGACCCCGGCGAGCTGACCGCGCAGACCCTGCACGTCCTGCAGGCCCTGCGCCGGTTACCGCCGGACGTGCGGACCGCCATGGCCTTCCACATCGACGGGTTCCGGCCGGTGGACATCGCCGTCGAGCTCGGCGTCACCGACCAGCAGGCGCGCGACCTGCTGAAGAAGGGCCGCAGGATTCTCACGCGCGAGGCGGACGTCATCATGGCACGAAGGGGGACCGATGAGCGCCGACCATGA